The genomic interval GTTTCGTCGCCAGGTTCCAGTTGATCGCGTAGTCGATCAGCCCCGCCGAGAAGCTGAACCCGTCGTGCACCCCCAGCCCCCAGGTCACCGCCATCGACACCCCGGTCAGCACCGCGTGGACCGCGTAGAGGACCGGCGCGATGAACAGGAACGAGTACTCGATGGGCTCGGTGATGCCGGTCACGAAGGACGTCAGCGCGACCGAGAGCATGAGGCCGCCCACCTCCTTGCGACGGCTCGGCTTCGCGCAGTGTGCGATCGCGAGCGCCGCCGCCGGCAGCGCGAACATCATGATCGGGAAGAACCCCGAGGTGAACTGCCCCGCGTGCGGGTCGCCCGCCAGGAACATGTTGATGTCACCGTGCACCACCGTCCCGTCCGGCTTTGTGTAGCTGCCGAACTGGAACCAGATGGGCACGTTCAGGAACTGGTGCAGCCCCACGACCAGCAGCGCCCGGTTGGCGAGACCGAACACCCCCGCGCCCAGGGCGCCCCGCGCGCTCAGCCAGTCGCTGAAATGCTCAAGGCCGGTGCCGATCGGCGGCCAGACCCACAGCGCCACCGCCGCCACCGCGATCGCCACGAACGACATGATGATCGGCACCAGCCGCCGCCCGTTGAAGAAGCCGAGCCAGTCCACCAGCTTCGTACGGTGGTACCGCGCCCAGAAGAACGCGGTCAGCAGCCCCAGCACGATCCCGCCGAACACCCCGGGATTCTGGTACGTGAACACCGAGACCGAGTGATCGGCGGCCTGGCACCCGATGCCGGGCACCACGTTCGTACCGCCCGTGCAGTCCTTCGGGAACTGGCGCAACACGTTGTAGTAGACGAGGAAGCCGACGAGTCCGGCCAGTGCCGTCGACCCGTCCGACTTCTTCGCCATGCCGATCGAGACACCCACACAGAACAGCAGCGGCAGCCCGAGCTGCCCGTCGAGCAGCGCCCCGCCCGCGCCCGCCATCACCTTCGAGACATTGGTCCACCCCAGCCCGTCGTCCCCGAACACGTCCGGCTGCCCGAGCCGGTTGAGGATGCCGGCCGCCGGCAGTACGGCGATGGGGAGTTGGAGACTGCGGCCCATCTTCTGCAACCCCTGGAACAGGCTGCCCCAAAGGGTCCGCCCAGGACGGGCGGCGGCACTGTCGGCACTCATGGACGCCCCTCGGTAATGTGGTGTAGACCAGTTGGCGACGTGATCGTTCACCATCATTCGGCACGCACGACATGACCGCTCGCGAAGCTGGGCCAACTGTGGGTTACTGCGACAAAGCGGTTCGGATCAGGGAGAGAACAACATGGCCACCAAGGCTGAGAAGATCGTTGCCGGGCTGGGCGGCATCGACAACATCGAAGAGGTCGAGGGCTGCATCACCCGCCTGCGCACCGAGGTCAAGGACCCGGCCCTCGTCGACGACGTTGCCCTGAAAGCCGCCGGCGCCCACGGCGTCGTCAAGATGGGCACGGCCATCCAGGTCGTCATCGGCACGGACGCGGACCCGATCGCGGCGGACATCGAAGACATGATGTGAAGCGCGGGGATCGTTCCCGGCTTTGACCCCCGCTTCACGTATTGAGGGGCTCTTCCCACCGCGGGAGGAGCCCCTTCCTCATGTACCACTAGGCTCTTCGCCATGTCTCGAATCGACGGCCGCACCCCCGAACAGCTCCGCCCCGTCACCATCGAACGCGGC from Streptomyces sp. NBC_01288 carries:
- a CDS encoding PTS transporter subunit EIIC — its product is MSADSAAARPGRTLWGSLFQGLQKMGRSLQLPIAVLPAAGILNRLGQPDVFGDDGLGWTNVSKVMAGAGGALLDGQLGLPLLFCVGVSIGMAKKSDGSTALAGLVGFLVYYNVLRQFPKDCTGGTNVVPGIGCQAADHSVSVFTYQNPGVFGGIVLGLLTAFFWARYHRTKLVDWLGFFNGRRLVPIIMSFVAIAVAAVALWVWPPIGTGLEHFSDWLSARGALGAGVFGLANRALLVVGLHQFLNVPIWFQFGSYTKPDGTVVHGDINMFLAGDPHAGQFTSGFFPIMMFALPAAALAIAHCAKPSRRKEVGGLMLSVALTSFVTGITEPIEYSFLFIAPVLYAVHAVLTGVSMAVTWGLGVHDGFSFSAGLIDYAINWNLATKPWAIIPIGLCFAAVYYVVFRFAITKFDLKTPGREPEDEREDVTKA
- a CDS encoding PTS glucose/sucrose transporter subunit IIB, which produces MRQSGSDQGENNMATKAEKIVAGLGGIDNIEEVEGCITRLRTEVKDPALVDDVALKAAGAHGVVKMGTAIQVVIGTDADPIAADIEDMM